The Macaca thibetana thibetana isolate TM-01 chromosome 11, ASM2454274v1, whole genome shotgun sequence genome window below encodes:
- the SELPLG gene encoding P-selectin glycoprotein ligand 1 isoform X6, with protein sequence MPLQLLLLLILLGPGSSLQLWDTRADEAKKALGPLLARNRRQATEYEYLDYDFLPETEPPEILSNSTNTTSLTGPGNPESTTVEPAARHSTGLDTGGSVTELTMELANMGTVSMDSAAMEVQTTHPAATEAQTTQPAATEAQTTQPAATEAQTTPLAATEALTTQLVATEAQTTPLAATEALSTEPNATEALSMEPTTKKGLFIPFSVSSVTHKGIPMAASNLSINHPVGSPDHISVKQCLLGILILALVATIFLVCTVVLAVRLSRKGHMYPVRNYSPTEMVCISSLLPDGGEGPSALANGGLPKAKSQGLTPEPGEDRDGDDLTLHSFLP encoded by the exons ATGCCTCTGCAACTCCTCCTGCTGCTGATCCTACTGGGCCCTGGCAGCAGCTTGCAGCTATGGGACACCAGGGCAGATGAAGCCAAGAAAGCCTTGGGTCCCCTGCTTGCCCGGAACCGGAGACAGGCCACCGAATATGAGTACCTGGATTATGATTTCTTGCCAGAAACGGAGCCTCCAGAAATACTGAGCAACAGCACCAACACCACTTCTCTGACTGGGCCTGGAAACCCTGAGTCTACCACTGTGGAGCCTGCTGCAAGGCATTCTACTGGCCTGGATACAGGAGGGTCAGTCACAGAGCTGACCATGgagctggccaacatggggacCGTGTCCATGGATTCAGCAGCTATGGAGGTACAGACCACTCACCCAGCAGCCACGGAGGCACAGACCACTCAACCAGCGGCCACGGAGGCACAGACCACTCAACCAGCGGCCACGGAGGCACAGACCACTCCACTGGCAGCCACAGAGGCACTGACAACTCAACTGGTGGCCACAGAGGCACAGACCACTCCACTGGCAGCCACAGAG GCCCTGTCCACAGAACCCAATGCCACAGAGGCCCTGTCCATGGAACCTACTACCAAAAAgggtctgttcatacccttttcTGTGTCCTCTGTTACTCACAAGGGCATTCCCATGGCAGCCAGCAATTTGTCCATCAACCACCCAGTGGGGTCCCCAGACCACATCTCTGTGAAGCAGTGCCTGCTGGGCATCCTAATCTTGGCACTGGTGGCCACTATCTTCCTCGTGTGCACTGTGGTGCTGGCAGTCCGCCTCTCCCGCAAGGGCCACATGTACCCCGTGCGTAATTACTCCCCCACCGAGATGGTCTGCATCTCGTCCCTGTTGCCTGATGGGGGTGAGGGGCCCTCCGCCTTAGCCAATGGGGGCCTGCCCAAGGCCAAGAGCCAGGGCCTGACGCCAGAGCCCGGGGAGGACCGTGACGGGGATGACCTCACCCTGCACAGCTTCCTCCCTTAG
- the SELPLG gene encoding P-selectin glycoprotein ligand 1 isoform X4 has protein sequence MPLQLLLLLILLGPGSSLQLWDTRADEAKKALGPLLARNRRQATEYEYLDYDFLPETEPPEILSNSTNTTSLTGPGNPESTTVEPAARHSTGLDTGGSVTELTMELANMGTVSMDSAAMEVQTTHPAATEAQTTQPAATEAQTTQPAATEAQTTPLAATEALTTQLVATEAQTTPLAATEAQTTPPAAMETQSAPPAATEAQTTPPAATEVQTTQPIATEAQTTPLAATEALSTEPNATEALSMEPTTKKGLFIPFSVSSVTHKGIPMAASNLSINHPVGSPDHISVKQCLLGILILALVATIFLVCTVVLAVRLSRKGHMYPVRNYSPTEMVCISSLLPDGGEGPSALANGGLPKAKSQGLTPEPGEDRDGDDLTLHSFLP, from the exons ATGCCTCTGCAACTCCTCCTGCTGCTGATCCTACTGGGCCCTGGCAGCAGCTTGCAGCTATGGGACACCAGGGCAGATGAAGCCAAGAAAGCCTTGGGTCCCCTGCTTGCCCGGAACCGGAGACAGGCCACCGAATATGAGTACCTGGATTATGATTTCTTGCCAGAAACGGAGCCTCCAGAAATACTGAGCAACAGCACCAACACCACTTCTCTGACTGGGCCTGGAAACCCTGAGTCTACCACTGTGGAGCCTGCTGCAAGGCATTCTACTGGCCTGGATACAGGAGGGTCAGTCACAGAGCTGACCATGgagctggccaacatggggacCGTGTCCATGGATTCAGCAGCTATGGAGGTACAGACCACTCACCCAGCAGCCACGGAGGCACAGACCACTCAACCAGCGGCCACGGAGGCACAGACCACTCAACCAGCGGCCACGGAGGCACAGACCACTCCACTGGCAGCCACAGAGGCACTGACAACTCAACTGGTGGCCACAGAGGCACAGACCACTCCACTGGCAGCCACAGAGGCACAGACCACTCCACCAGCAGCCATGGAGACACAGAGTGCTCCACCGGCAGCCACAGAGGCACAGACCACTCCACCAGCAGCCACGGAGGTACAGACCACTCAACCCATAGCCACAGAG GCACAGACCACTCCACTGGCAGCCACAGAG GCCCTGTCCACAGAACCCAATGCCACAGAGGCCCTGTCCATGGAACCTACTACCAAAAAgggtctgttcatacccttttcTGTGTCCTCTGTTACTCACAAGGGCATTCCCATGGCAGCCAGCAATTTGTCCATCAACCACCCAGTGGGGTCCCCAGACCACATCTCTGTGAAGCAGTGCCTGCTGGGCATCCTAATCTTGGCACTGGTGGCCACTATCTTCCTCGTGTGCACTGTGGTGCTGGCAGTCCGCCTCTCCCGCAAGGGCCACATGTACCCCGTGCGTAATTACTCCCCCACCGAGATGGTCTGCATCTCGTCCCTGTTGCCTGATGGGGGTGAGGGGCCCTCCGCCTTAGCCAATGGGGGCCTGCCCAAGGCCAAGAGCCAGGGCCTGACGCCAGAGCCCGGGGAGGACCGTGACGGGGATGACCTCACCCTGCACAGCTTCCTCCCTTAG
- the SELPLG gene encoding P-selectin glycoprotein ligand 1 isoform X2, whose translation MPLQLLLLLILLGPGSSLQLWDTRADEAKKALGPLLARNRRQATEYEYLDYDFLPETEPPEILSNSTNTTSLTGPGNPESTTVEPAARHSTGLDTGGSVTELTMELANMGTVSMDSAAMEVQTTHPAATEAQTTQPAATEAQTTQPAATEAQTTPLAATEALTTQLVATEAQTTPLAATEAQTTPPAAMETQSAPPAATEAQTTPPAATEVQTTQPIATEAQTTAPASTEAQTTPPATTEAQTTPLAATEALSTEPNATEALSMEPTTKKGLFIPFSVSSVTHKGIPMAASNLSINHPVGSPDHISVKQCLLGILILALVATIFLVCTVVLAVRLSRKGHMYPVRNYSPTEMVCISSLLPDGGEGPSALANGGLPKAKSQGLTPEPGEDRDGDDLTLHSFLP comes from the exons ATGCCTCTGCAACTCCTCCTGCTGCTGATCCTACTGGGCCCTGGCAGCAGCTTGCAGCTATGGGACACCAGGGCAGATGAAGCCAAGAAAGCCTTGGGTCCCCTGCTTGCCCGGAACCGGAGACAGGCCACCGAATATGAGTACCTGGATTATGATTTCTTGCCAGAAACGGAGCCTCCAGAAATACTGAGCAACAGCACCAACACCACTTCTCTGACTGGGCCTGGAAACCCTGAGTCTACCACTGTGGAGCCTGCTGCAAGGCATTCTACTGGCCTGGATACAGGAGGGTCAGTCACAGAGCTGACCATGgagctggccaacatggggacCGTGTCCATGGATTCAGCAGCTATGGAGGTACAGACCACTCACCCAGCAGCCACGGAGGCACAGACCACTCAACCAGCGGCCACGGAGGCACAGACCACTCAACCAGCGGCCACGGAGGCACAGACCACTCCACTGGCAGCCACAGAGGCACTGACAACTCAACTGGTGGCCACAGAGGCACAGACCACTCCACTGGCAGCCACAGAGGCACAGACCACTCCACCAGCAGCCATGGAGACACAGAGTGCTCCACCGGCAGCCACAGAGGCACAGACCACTCCACCAGCAGCCACGGAGGTACAGACCACTCAACCCATAGCCACAGAGGCACAGACCACTGCACCAGCCTCCACAGAGGCACAGACCACTCCTCCGGCAACCACAGAGGCACAGACCACTCCACTGGCAGCCACAGAG GCCCTGTCCACAGAACCCAATGCCACAGAGGCCCTGTCCATGGAACCTACTACCAAAAAgggtctgttcatacccttttcTGTGTCCTCTGTTACTCACAAGGGCATTCCCATGGCAGCCAGCAATTTGTCCATCAACCACCCAGTGGGGTCCCCAGACCACATCTCTGTGAAGCAGTGCCTGCTGGGCATCCTAATCTTGGCACTGGTGGCCACTATCTTCCTCGTGTGCACTGTGGTGCTGGCAGTCCGCCTCTCCCGCAAGGGCCACATGTACCCCGTGCGTAATTACTCCCCCACCGAGATGGTCTGCATCTCGTCCCTGTTGCCTGATGGGGGTGAGGGGCCCTCCGCCTTAGCCAATGGGGGCCTGCCCAAGGCCAAGAGCCAGGGCCTGACGCCAGAGCCCGGGGAGGACCGTGACGGGGATGACCTCACCCTGCACAGCTTCCTCCCTTAG
- the SELPLG gene encoding P-selectin glycoprotein ligand 1 isoform X3 — protein MPLQLLLLLILLGPGSSLQLWDTRADEAKKALGPLLARNRRQATEYEYLDYDFLPETEPPEILSNSTNTTSLTGPGNPESTTVEPAARHSTGLDTGGSVTELTMELANMGTVSMDSAAMEVQTTHPAATEAQTTQPAATEAQTTQPAATEAQTTPLAATEALTTQLVATEAQTTPLAATEAQTTPPAAMETQSAPPAATEAQTTPPAATEVQTTQPIATEAQTTPLAATEALSTESNAMEALSTEPNATEALSMEPTTKKGLFIPFSVSSVTHKGIPMAASNLSINHPVGSPDHISVKQCLLGILILALVATIFLVCTVVLAVRLSRKGHMYPVRNYSPTEMVCISSLLPDGGEGPSALANGGLPKAKSQGLTPEPGEDRDGDDLTLHSFLP, from the exons ATGCCTCTGCAACTCCTCCTGCTGCTGATCCTACTGGGCCCTGGCAGCAGCTTGCAGCTATGGGACACCAGGGCAGATGAAGCCAAGAAAGCCTTGGGTCCCCTGCTTGCCCGGAACCGGAGACAGGCCACCGAATATGAGTACCTGGATTATGATTTCTTGCCAGAAACGGAGCCTCCAGAAATACTGAGCAACAGCACCAACACCACTTCTCTGACTGGGCCTGGAAACCCTGAGTCTACCACTGTGGAGCCTGCTGCAAGGCATTCTACTGGCCTGGATACAGGAGGGTCAGTCACAGAGCTGACCATGgagctggccaacatggggacCGTGTCCATGGATTCAGCAGCTATGGAGGTACAGACCACTCACCCAGCAGCCACGGAGGCACAGACCACTCAACCAGCGGCCACGGAGGCACAGACCACTCAACCAGCGGCCACGGAGGCACAGACCACTCCACTGGCAGCCACAGAGGCACTGACAACTCAACTGGTGGCCACAGAGGCACAGACCACTCCACTGGCAGCCACAGAGGCACAGACCACTCCACCAGCAGCCATGGAGACACAGAGTGCTCCACCGGCAGCCACAGAGGCACAGACCACTCCACCAGCAGCCACGGAGGTACAGACCACTCAACCCATAGCCACAGAG GCACAGACCACTCCACTGGCAGCCACAGAGGCCCTGTCCACAGAATCCAATGCCATGGAGGCCCTGTCCACAGAACCCAATGCCACAGAGGCCCTGTCCATGGAACCTACTACCAAAAAgggtctgttcatacccttttcTGTGTCCTCTGTTACTCACAAGGGCATTCCCATGGCAGCCAGCAATTTGTCCATCAACCACCCAGTGGGGTCCCCAGACCACATCTCTGTGAAGCAGTGCCTGCTGGGCATCCTAATCTTGGCACTGGTGGCCACTATCTTCCTCGTGTGCACTGTGGTGCTGGCAGTCCGCCTCTCCCGCAAGGGCCACATGTACCCCGTGCGTAATTACTCCCCCACCGAGATGGTCTGCATCTCGTCCCTGTTGCCTGATGGGGGTGAGGGGCCCTCCGCCTTAGCCAATGGGGGCCTGCCCAAGGCCAAGAGCCAGGGCCTGACGCCAGAGCCCGGGGAGGACCGTGACGGGGATGACCTCACCCTGCACAGCTTCCTCCCTTAG
- the SELPLG gene encoding P-selectin glycoprotein ligand 1 isoform X1, which translates to MPLQLLLLLILLGPGSSLQLWDTRADEAKKALGPLLARNRRQATEYEYLDYDFLPETEPPEILSNSTNTTSLTGPGNPESTTVEPAARHSTGLDTGGSVTELTMELANMGTVSMDSAAMEVQTTHPAATEAQTTQPAATEAQTTQPAATEAQTTPLAATEALTTQLVATEAQTTPLAATEAQTTPPAAMETQSAPPAATEAQTTPPAATEVQTTQPIATEAQTTAPASTEAQTTPPATTEAQTTPLAATEALSTESNAMEALSTEPNATEALSMEPTTKKGLFIPFSVSSVTHKGIPMAASNLSINHPVGSPDHISVKQCLLGILILALVATIFLVCTVVLAVRLSRKGHMYPVRNYSPTEMVCISSLLPDGGEGPSALANGGLPKAKSQGLTPEPGEDRDGDDLTLHSFLP; encoded by the coding sequence ATGCCTCTGCAACTCCTCCTGCTGCTGATCCTACTGGGCCCTGGCAGCAGCTTGCAGCTATGGGACACCAGGGCAGATGAAGCCAAGAAAGCCTTGGGTCCCCTGCTTGCCCGGAACCGGAGACAGGCCACCGAATATGAGTACCTGGATTATGATTTCTTGCCAGAAACGGAGCCTCCAGAAATACTGAGCAACAGCACCAACACCACTTCTCTGACTGGGCCTGGAAACCCTGAGTCTACCACTGTGGAGCCTGCTGCAAGGCATTCTACTGGCCTGGATACAGGAGGGTCAGTCACAGAGCTGACCATGgagctggccaacatggggacCGTGTCCATGGATTCAGCAGCTATGGAGGTACAGACCACTCACCCAGCAGCCACGGAGGCACAGACCACTCAACCAGCGGCCACGGAGGCACAGACCACTCAACCAGCGGCCACGGAGGCACAGACCACTCCACTGGCAGCCACAGAGGCACTGACAACTCAACTGGTGGCCACAGAGGCACAGACCACTCCACTGGCAGCCACAGAGGCACAGACCACTCCACCAGCAGCCATGGAGACACAGAGTGCTCCACCGGCAGCCACAGAGGCACAGACCACTCCACCAGCAGCCACGGAGGTACAGACCACTCAACCCATAGCCACAGAGGCACAGACCACTGCACCAGCCTCCACAGAGGCACAGACCACTCCTCCGGCAACCACAGAGGCACAGACCACTCCACTGGCAGCCACAGAGGCCCTGTCCACAGAATCCAATGCCATGGAGGCCCTGTCCACAGAACCCAATGCCACAGAGGCCCTGTCCATGGAACCTACTACCAAAAAgggtctgttcatacccttttcTGTGTCCTCTGTTACTCACAAGGGCATTCCCATGGCAGCCAGCAATTTGTCCATCAACCACCCAGTGGGGTCCCCAGACCACATCTCTGTGAAGCAGTGCCTGCTGGGCATCCTAATCTTGGCACTGGTGGCCACTATCTTCCTCGTGTGCACTGTGGTGCTGGCAGTCCGCCTCTCCCGCAAGGGCCACATGTACCCCGTGCGTAATTACTCCCCCACCGAGATGGTCTGCATCTCGTCCCTGTTGCCTGATGGGGGTGAGGGGCCCTCCGCCTTAGCCAATGGGGGCCTGCCCAAGGCCAAGAGCCAGGGCCTGACGCCAGAGCCCGGGGAGGACCGTGACGGGGATGACCTCACCCTGCACAGCTTCCTCCCTTAG
- the SELPLG gene encoding P-selectin glycoprotein ligand 1 isoform X5 — MPLQLLLLLILLGPGSSLQLWDTRADEAKKALGPLLARNRRQATEYEYLDYDFLPETEPPEILSNSTNTTSLTGPGNPESTTVEPAARHSTGLDTGGSVTELTMELANMGTVSMDSAAMEVQTTHPAATEAQTTPPAAMETQSAPPAATEAQTTPPAATEVQTTQPIATEAQTTAPASTEAQTTPPATTEAQTTPLAATEALSTESNAMEALSTEPNATEALSMEPTTKKGLFIPFSVSSVTHKGIPMAASNLSINHPVGSPDHISVKQCLLGILILALVATIFLVCTVVLAVRLSRKGHMYPVRNYSPTEMVCISSLLPDGGEGPSALANGGLPKAKSQGLTPEPGEDRDGDDLTLHSFLP, encoded by the exons ATGCCTCTGCAACTCCTCCTGCTGCTGATCCTACTGGGCCCTGGCAGCAGCTTGCAGCTATGGGACACCAGGGCAGATGAAGCCAAGAAAGCCTTGGGTCCCCTGCTTGCCCGGAACCGGAGACAGGCCACCGAATATGAGTACCTGGATTATGATTTCTTGCCAGAAACGGAGCCTCCAGAAATACTGAGCAACAGCACCAACACCACTTCTCTGACTGGGCCTGGAAACCCTGAGTCTACCACTGTGGAGCCTGCTGCAAGGCATTCTACTGGCCTGGATACAGGAGGGTCAGTCACAGAGCTGACCATGgagctggccaacatggggacCGTGTCCATGGATTCAGCAGCTATGGAGGTACAGACCACTCACCCAGCAGCCACGGAG GCACAGACCACTCCACCAGCAGCCATGGAGACACAGAGTGCTCCACCGGCAGCCACAGAGGCACAGACCACTCCACCAGCAGCCACGGAGGTACAGACCACTCAACCCATAGCCACAGAGGCACAGACCACTGCACCAGCCTCCACAGAGGCACAGACCACTCCTCCGGCAACCACAGAGGCACAGACCACTCCACTGGCAGCCACAGAGGCCCTGTCCACAGAATCCAATGCCATGGAGGCCCTGTCCACAGAACCCAATGCCACAGAGGCCCTGTCCATGGAACCTACTACCAAAAAgggtctgttcatacccttttcTGTGTCCTCTGTTACTCACAAGGGCATTCCCATGGCAGCCAGCAATTTGTCCATCAACCACCCAGTGGGGTCCCCAGACCACATCTCTGTGAAGCAGTGCCTGCTGGGCATCCTAATCTTGGCACTGGTGGCCACTATCTTCCTCGTGTGCACTGTGGTGCTGGCAGTCCGCCTCTCCCGCAAGGGCCACATGTACCCCGTGCGTAATTACTCCCCCACCGAGATGGTCTGCATCTCGTCCCTGTTGCCTGATGGGGGTGAGGGGCCCTCCGCCTTAGCCAATGGGGGCCTGCCCAAGGCCAAGAGCCAGGGCCTGACGCCAGAGCCCGGGGAGGACCGTGACGGGGATGACCTCACCCTGCACAGCTTCCTCCCTTAG